A genomic window from Pyxidicoccus trucidator includes:
- the dtd gene encoding D-aminoacyl-tRNA deacylase, which translates to MRAVVQRVLEASVTVEGQRVSEIGPGLLVLLGVGKGDTEADVTWMAEKLATLRIFEDAAGKMNLSLEDTSKQLIVVSQFTLYGNAQKGRRPSFIDAMEPAGAKALYERACELLRQRGLTVGTGIFAADMKVALVNDGPVTILLESPGPAAPKP; encoded by the coding sequence ATGCGAGCCGTGGTGCAGCGGGTGCTGGAGGCGTCGGTGACGGTGGAGGGCCAGCGCGTGAGTGAAATCGGCCCGGGGCTGCTCGTCCTGCTGGGCGTGGGCAAGGGCGACACCGAGGCGGACGTGACGTGGATGGCGGAGAAGCTCGCCACCCTGCGCATCTTCGAGGACGCCGCCGGGAAGATGAACCTCTCCCTGGAGGACACCTCGAAGCAGCTCATCGTCGTCAGCCAGTTCACCCTCTACGGCAACGCCCAGAAGGGCCGGCGGCCCAGCTTCATCGACGCCATGGAGCCTGCCGGCGCGAAGGCCCTCTACGAGCGCGCCTGCGAATTGCTCCGCCAGCGCGGCCTCACCGTGGGCACCGGCATCTTCGCCGCCGACATGAAGGTGGCCCTCGTCAACGACGGCCCCGTCACGATTCTCCTGGAGAGCCCCGGCCCCGCCGCGCCGAAGCCCTAG